A region from the uncultured Draconibacterium sp. genome encodes:
- a CDS encoding SusC/RagA family TonB-linked outer membrane protein, giving the protein MENCFLTISQLTKRLSISKFAVTLIFLLSGFAVMAQQGKVTGKVTDESDAPLPGVTVVVKGTSNGTTTNFDGEYTLQNVSEGDVVVFSFIGMITQEVAFTGQATANVKLLSDTQNLDEVVVTALGIQRDKKTLTYSSQQVTGDEIMKARDVNFMSGLNGKTAGLEIRKSTSGAGGSTRTVLRGSKSIRQVSDPLYVIDGIPMVNNKGGQSGMWGGTDQGDGLSQLNPDDIESISVLKGATAAVLYGSDGANGVIIISTKKGKQGKTNVTFSSTATFENIIETPDMQFSYGGENGSAESWSYTKGNYANGYVDDFFETGYNLINTVTVSGGSEKMSTYFSYGNTGSGGVVPNNSYQKNNVTFKQSLQLLDNLKITSNVMLTSEKTKNRATAGYYLNPITSLYTFPRDLDFADYKENYQYFREDRNLYWQNWFVEGDHFTSNPYWLINKQPKEDLTKRVIASLALDYQISEKLKFQARGSIDYANKKYEQKYYAGGNKVNISPNGRWDYQKYEDKQVYADGIFTYSDNFGDVSLNVIAGATYQESEFGNGVSVNNGTNSLIYPNEFYFQNIPDNVSINSTYGGKIIKQGVLGNVQLGYKDMLFLDLSGRNDWSSTLALTGNQSYFYPSVGVSGILTEMFEMPEAVSFAKVRLSGSQVNNEVPWGLIQVNHSINASGGVSRNTGKPFTDAKPEELVTLEFGTDWRLFDGRLGLDFTYYHITSTNQALSRPLSGGQQDNYYTYEYFNAGEIVNKGVEVVLSGKPVESKDFNWNTVLNFSKNNNEVVELYPDDETKYIDLGSSEGYYARVFTGGSIGDIYGYKLKRNEAGQIMLDDNGKPLRTPSEITYANKDEAYLGSLEPDFSLGWSNNFNYKQFNLSFLINAKIGGKAYSQTESILDGWGVSQRTADARDQGYVSVDAIQGTTAVTELDPKTYYTSVGGRNGVSELYVYDRTNIRLTQLALSYDLDVQRIGLPVKSASIALVGQNLFFFYKKAPFDPELGMSTDMNSQSLDNFSVPATRSYGFNLKFTF; this is encoded by the coding sequence ATGGAAAATTGTTTTTTAACGATTAGCCAACTAACTAAAAGGCTATCTATTTCTAAATTTGCTGTTACATTGATTTTTCTTTTATCAGGTTTTGCCGTAATGGCACAACAAGGTAAAGTAACAGGCAAAGTAACAGACGAATCCGACGCGCCGCTTCCAGGCGTTACTGTAGTTGTAAAAGGTACATCAAACGGAACAACTACAAATTTCGATGGTGAGTACACATTACAAAACGTTAGCGAAGGTGATGTGGTGGTTTTTAGCTTTATTGGTATGATTACTCAAGAAGTAGCATTTACCGGACAAGCTACAGCAAACGTAAAGCTTCTTAGCGACACCCAAAATCTTGACGAGGTTGTTGTTACAGCTTTAGGTATTCAACGCGACAAGAAAACACTAACCTACTCTTCTCAACAAGTTACCGGCGATGAAATTATGAAAGCCAGAGACGTAAACTTCATGAGTGGGTTAAATGGTAAAACTGCTGGTTTGGAAATCAGGAAAAGTACTTCAGGCGCCGGTGGTTCTACTCGTACCGTATTACGTGGTAGCAAATCAATTCGCCAGGTAAGCGATCCTCTTTATGTTATCGATGGTATCCCGATGGTTAACAACAAAGGTGGTCAGTCGGGTATGTGGGGTGGTACAGACCAAGGTGATGGTTTGTCGCAACTTAACCCTGACGATATCGAAAGTATTTCGGTATTAAAAGGAGCAACAGCTGCCGTATTATATGGTAGCGATGGGGCAAATGGTGTTATCATTATCAGCACAAAAAAAGGTAAACAAGGAAAAACAAATGTTACCTTCAGCTCGACTGCGACTTTCGAAAACATTATTGAAACACCAGACATGCAGTTCTCTTATGGTGGCGAAAACGGGTCGGCAGAAAGCTGGTCGTACACTAAAGGAAATTATGCGAATGGTTATGTTGACGATTTCTTCGAAACAGGTTACAACCTAATCAATACCGTTACAGTTAGTGGTGGTAGCGAAAAAATGTCAACTTACTTCTCTTATGGCAACACGGGTTCAGGAGGAGTAGTGCCGAATAATAGTTATCAGAAAAACAACGTAACATTCAAGCAATCACTTCAGTTATTGGATAACCTGAAAATTACTTCGAATGTAATGTTAACTTCAGAGAAAACTAAAAACAGAGCAACTGCAGGTTATTACCTTAACCCTATTACCAGTTTATATACTTTCCCAAGGGATTTGGATTTTGCCGATTACAAAGAAAACTACCAGTATTTTAGAGAAGACCGTAACTTGTACTGGCAAAACTGGTTTGTTGAAGGCGACCACTTTACTTCAAACCCATATTGGCTAATCAACAAGCAGCCTAAAGAAGACCTAACAAAACGTGTTATTGCAAGCTTAGCTCTTGATTACCAAATTAGCGAAAAACTGAAATTTCAAGCTCGCGGAAGTATTGACTACGCCAACAAAAAGTACGAGCAAAAATACTATGCAGGCGGTAATAAAGTAAACATCTCACCAAACGGACGTTGGGATTACCAGAAATACGAAGACAAGCAGGTGTATGCTGATGGTATTTTTACCTATTCAGACAACTTTGGAGATGTAAGTTTAAATGTAATTGCAGGTGCCACATACCAGGAATCGGAGTTTGGAAATGGAGTTAGTGTAAATAACGGGACTAATTCGCTTATTTATCCAAACGAATTTTATTTCCAGAATATTCCTGACAATGTTTCAATCAACTCTACCTACGGAGGAAAAATCATTAAACAAGGTGTATTAGGAAACGTACAGTTAGGTTACAAAGACATGCTATTCCTGGATCTTTCGGGACGTAACGACTGGTCTTCAACATTGGCCTTAACCGGCAACCAATCTTATTTCTACCCTTCAGTTGGTGTATCTGGAATTTTAACAGAAATGTTTGAAATGCCTGAGGCAGTTTCATTTGCAAAAGTACGTTTATCAGGTTCTCAGGTAAATAACGAAGTTCCCTGGGGCTTAATCCAGGTAAATCACAGCATTAACGCAAGTGGCGGTGTTAGTCGTAACACAGGAAAACCATTTACCGATGCTAAGCCAGAAGAACTGGTAACACTGGAGTTTGGTACCGACTGGCGTTTATTTGATGGTCGTTTAGGTTTAGACTTTACTTATTATCACATTACAAGTACAAATCAAGCTTTGTCTCGCCCTCTTAGTGGTGGGCAGCAAGACAACTACTATACTTACGAATATTTTAACGCAGGCGAAATTGTAAATAAAGGGGTTGAAGTAGTGCTTAGTGGAAAACCTGTTGAATCAAAAGATTTCAACTGGAACACCGTATTAAACTTCTCTAAAAATAACAATGAGGTAGTTGAACTTTATCCTGATGATGAAACAAAATACATTGACTTAGGATCTTCTGAAGGTTACTATGCACGTGTATTTACCGGAGGTTCAATTGGCGATATCTATGGTTACAAGTTAAAAAGAAATGAAGCCGGCCAAATCATGTTGGACGACAACGGAAAACCGCTAAGAACTCCTTCTGAAATTACCTACGCAAACAAAGATGAAGCTTACTTAGGAAGTTTGGAACCCGATTTCAGCTTAGGTTGGAGTAACAACTTCAATTACAAACAATTTAACCTGAGCTTCCTTATCAATGCAAAAATTGGAGGAAAAGCCTATAGCCAAACCGAATCAATTCTCGACGGTTGGGGTGTAAGCCAGCGTACAGCCGATGCGCGCGACCAGGGTTATGTTTCAGTAGATGCTATTCAAGGAACAACTGCTGTCACCGAATTAGATCCAAAAACGTATTACACAAGTGTAGGCGGTCGTAACGGTGTTTCAGAATTGTATGTTTACGACAGAACCAATATCCGGTTAACGCAGTTGGCTTTGTCTTACGATCTTGATGTACAAAGAATTGGGTTACCAGTTAAATCAGCTTCCATTGCTTTAGTAGGACAAAACCTGTTCTTCTTCTACAAAAAAGCGCCATTCGATCCGGAACTGGGTATGAGTACAGATATGAACTCTCAATCGTTGGATAACTTTAGTGTTCCTGCAACACGTTCTTATGGTTTCAACCTTAAATTCACCTTCTAA
- a CDS encoding family 20 glycosylhydrolase, translating to MMRLFISILAMIISVGTFAQSANMVPKPVSVVTSEGEFKITNNTKVLFNATNDIEKQFADLTSDILKNATGNAPKFAEPTSNKKGNILIQLNNPLHTKIGNEGYTLSIQPNHVFLNANTTAGLFYGMQSIWQLLTANEGTTLPCMEITDYPRFGWRGLHLDVSRHFMPVEFIYKYIDYIAMHKMNVFHWHLVDDQGWRIEIKKYPKLTEIGAWRADRAHLDWNSRKEPVKENEPKYGGFYSQEDAKAIVEYARKKHVTVIPEIEMPAHVMSALAAYPEFSCTGEYKPVPPGGVWPITHIFCAGKEETFHFLEDVLTEVMVLFPSTYIHIGGDEATKTEWEKCALCQKRMSNEGLKDEHELQAYFIKRIEKFLNKNGRQLIGWDEILEGGLDPTATIMSWRGTDPGIRAAKAGHDVVMSPTSHCYFDYYQGNPSLEPKAFGGNITLKKVYHYEPVPEELSPQEAEHIIGAQANIWTEYMPNGRHVEYMIMPRMSALSEVLWSPKEVKDWGDFSKRMESQYQRFDKLGINYATSAFQVSAKPELDTENKAVKVSLSTDAWNPNIFYTIDGSEPNAQSNKYTQAFSITKSGTVKAVVIQDGKQKSQPLATDFIIHKAIACKVNQKYPNSKSYESSGEFALVNGIKGSKDHHDGNWKGFNGKDLVATIDLEQSQSFSKVSTGVLQDNGAWIFYPTHVTVEVSEDGQNYKKLGTVKNKVSAKDGERQTQELVLNKKGKGRYVRVTAAHLTSCPKGHAGEGKPGWLFVDEIIVE from the coding sequence ATGATGCGACTATTTATTTCCATCTTAGCGATGATAATCAGTGTTGGCACCTTTGCCCAATCTGCCAACATGGTACCAAAGCCGGTTTCGGTAGTAACAAGCGAGGGCGAGTTTAAAATTACCAACAACACCAAAGTTCTTTTTAATGCCACAAACGATATCGAAAAACAATTTGCTGATTTGACGAGTGACATTTTAAAAAACGCAACGGGCAATGCACCGAAATTTGCAGAACCAACATCGAACAAAAAAGGTAATATTCTTATTCAGCTAAACAATCCACTCCACACAAAAATCGGGAACGAAGGTTATACGCTTTCTATTCAGCCCAACCATGTTTTTTTGAACGCCAACACTACTGCCGGTTTATTTTACGGAATGCAAAGTATCTGGCAGCTTTTAACCGCAAACGAAGGCACTACCCTGCCCTGCATGGAAATTACCGATTATCCACGATTTGGCTGGCGCGGTTTGCACCTCGATGTTTCGCGCCACTTTATGCCTGTTGAGTTTATTTATAAGTACATCGACTACATTGCCATGCATAAAATGAATGTATTCCACTGGCATTTGGTGGATGACCAGGGTTGGCGAATAGAAATAAAAAAATATCCCAAACTTACTGAAATTGGTGCCTGGCGTGCCGATCGTGCGCACCTGGACTGGAACTCAAGAAAAGAACCGGTAAAGGAGAATGAACCAAAATACGGCGGTTTTTATTCACAGGAAGATGCGAAAGCCATTGTTGAATACGCCCGAAAAAAACACGTTACGGTAATTCCTGAAATTGAAATGCCGGCTCACGTGATGTCGGCGCTGGCAGCTTATCCCGAGTTTTCGTGTACCGGCGAATACAAACCTGTTCCTCCGGGCGGCGTTTGGCCAATCACGCATATTTTTTGTGCCGGAAAAGAAGAAACGTTTCACTTTTTGGAAGACGTACTAACAGAAGTTATGGTACTTTTCCCATCAACATACATTCACATTGGAGGCGATGAAGCCACAAAAACCGAATGGGAAAAATGTGCGCTCTGCCAAAAACGCATGAGCAACGAAGGCTTAAAAGATGAGCATGAATTGCAGGCTTATTTTATAAAACGAATCGAGAAATTCCTGAATAAAAACGGCCGTCAGTTAATTGGCTGGGACGAAATTCTGGAAGGCGGATTGGATCCGACAGCAACCATTATGTCGTGGCGCGGTACCGATCCGGGCATAAGGGCTGCAAAAGCCGGTCACGATGTGGTAATGTCGCCAACATCTCATTGTTATTTTGATTATTATCAGGGCAATCCTTCGCTTGAGCCGAAAGCTTTTGGCGGAAACATCACCCTTAAAAAAGTATACCATTACGAACCTGTGCCTGAAGAATTGAGTCCACAAGAAGCCGAACACATTATTGGTGCACAAGCCAACATCTGGACAGAATATATGCCAAACGGACGCCATGTGGAATACATGATCATGCCGCGTATGAGCGCCCTTTCAGAAGTATTATGGTCGCCAAAAGAGGTAAAAGACTGGGGCGATTTCTCAAAAAGAATGGAAAGTCAATACCAACGATTCGACAAATTGGGAATCAACTATGCAACCAGTGCATTTCAGGTTTCGGCAAAACCGGAACTTGATACTGAAAACAAGGCGGTAAAAGTTTCATTAAGCACCGATGCATGGAATCCCAACATTTTTTATACGATTGACGGATCGGAACCAAACGCACAATCAAATAAGTATACCCAGGCATTTTCGATCACGAAATCAGGCACTGTGAAAGCTGTTGTTATTCAGGACGGAAAACAGAAATCGCAGCCACTGGCCACCGATTTTATTATTCATAAAGCCATTGCCTGCAAAGTGAACCAGAAATACCCGAACAGCAAAAGCTACGAATCAAGTGGTGAATTTGCACTGGTAAACGGAATTAAAGGCTCCAAAGACCATCACGATGGCAACTGGAAAGGATTTAACGGAAAAGATCTGGTGGCAACGATCGACCTCGAACAGTCGCAATCGTTTTCAAAAGTAAGCACCGGAGTACTTCAGGATAACGGCGCATGGATTTTTTACCCAACACATGTTACAGTTGAAGTTTCGGAAGACGGACAGAACTATAAAAAACTGGGGACAGTAAAAAACAAGGTTAGCGCAAAAGACGGGGAGCGTCAGACTCAAGAACTGGTGCTAAACAAAAAAGGTAAAGGACGTTATGTACGTGTTACCGCAGCGCATTTAACAAGTTGCCCCAAAGGCCATGCCGGCGAGGGAAAACCAGGCTGGCTATTTGTTGATGAAATTATTGTAGAATAA
- a CDS encoding SusD/RagB family nutrient-binding outer membrane lipoprotein, protein MKKLLFIFLIAFLANACTDSFEEANVNPYQITDESLEQDFNHIGSFYPSLLYNIFGHQIEENLVAESFCDYMATPTPFVSGVNNTTYYIRWNTYWNRVYNSIMAPASQVIDIADAGGYDVFSAWAKLIRILGMSRLTTYHGPVIYSTYGQADASYDSEEALYNAFFADLDEIQAIFAANSDYAGIKTFDASYNGDITKWAKLVNSMRLRLAIRISKVAPALAKAQGEKAIADAAGLITSNDDNFKVSLYGNDLYLSLICFGWNDTRMSAGMESFLVGLKDPRIETYFNPATDDALVVDHPEVPYKGIRNGAKLIAKGDHTACSTINESFKTIEKRPYISAAEVYFDLAEAALRGWTGAGSAADNYDAGVRASFAEWGAGGVDTYLADATSTPIDYNDAAYDGDVNDFVSRSTVTVAWDEAATSEEKLEKIITQKWIAGFTNPNEPWADFRRTGYPKLPLVYQNDSNEDWGVIPADEWIKRMPFVESERSNNPDAVAAAVATMSGPDLISTRLWWDTGEPNF, encoded by the coding sequence ATGAAAAAATTACTATTTATATTTTTAATAGCATTTTTGGCCAACGCCTGTACCGACAGCTTTGAGGAGGCCAATGTAAATCCGTACCAGATAACGGATGAATCATTAGAGCAGGATTTTAACCACATTGGGTCATTCTATCCTTCTTTATTGTATAATATTTTCGGACACCAAATTGAAGAGAACCTGGTAGCAGAATCCTTCTGCGACTATATGGCTACGCCAACACCGTTTGTAAGCGGTGTTAACAATACAACTTACTACATTCGTTGGAATACGTATTGGAACAGAGTTTACAATAGCATTATGGCTCCGGCAAGTCAGGTTATCGACATTGCAGATGCCGGTGGTTACGATGTATTTTCGGCCTGGGCCAAATTAATCCGTATTTTGGGTATGTCTCGCCTTACTACTTACCACGGACCGGTAATTTACTCTACTTACGGACAAGCCGATGCTTCGTACGATAGTGAAGAGGCACTTTACAATGCATTTTTTGCTGATCTTGATGAAATACAGGCAATTTTTGCTGCCAACAGTGATTACGCAGGTATAAAAACATTCGATGCAAGCTACAATGGAGACATCACAAAATGGGCAAAATTAGTAAATTCAATGCGTTTGCGTTTAGCCATCCGTATTTCGAAGGTAGCCCCTGCGTTGGCTAAGGCACAAGGTGAAAAAGCCATTGCTGATGCTGCAGGTTTGATTACCAGCAACGACGATAACTTTAAAGTATCACTATACGGTAACGACCTTTACCTTTCGTTAATTTGTTTTGGATGGAACGACACACGTATGTCGGCAGGAATGGAATCATTCCTTGTTGGTTTAAAAGACCCACGTATCGAAACTTATTTTAATCCTGCCACTGATGATGCATTGGTAGTTGATCACCCTGAAGTTCCATACAAAGGAATCCGTAACGGTGCTAAACTAATTGCCAAAGGCGACCATACCGCATGCTCTACAATCAACGAAAGTTTTAAAACAATTGAAAAAAGACCATACATCTCGGCAGCGGAAGTTTATTTTGATTTAGCCGAAGCAGCATTACGCGGTTGGACTGGTGCAGGAAGCGCTGCCGACAACTACGATGCTGGGGTACGTGCTTCGTTTGCAGAATGGGGCGCTGGTGGTGTTGATACATACCTTGCTGATGCAACAAGTACACCAATTGATTATAACGACGCTGCGTACGATGGCGACGTGAACGACTTTGTATCACGTTCTACCGTTACTGTTGCATGGGATGAAGCAGCTACGAGCGAAGAAAAACTGGAAAAAATCATTACTCAGAAATGGATCGCCGGATTCACAAATCCAAACGAACCCTGGGCTGATTTCCGCAGAACAGGATATCCGAAACTTCCATTGGTTTACCAAAACGACAGTAACGAAGACTGGGGTGTAATTCCTGCCGATGAATGGATTAAGCGAATGCCATTTGTTGAAAGCGAAAGATCAAATAACCCTGATGCTGTAGCAGCCGCTGTTGCCACTATGAGTGGGCCAGATTTAATAAGTACCCGTTTATGGTGGGATACCGGAGAACCGAACTTTTAA
- a CDS encoding class I SAM-dependent methyltransferase, with amino-acid sequence MKLNKLLANSQKPKLYEPDTAIMWTDKHISKQLLQVHLNEHVDLASRKPETIKNTVNWILDKSGGEKLNILDLGCGPGLYSNLLAQKGHNVTGVDFSDNSINYAKRKAKEDGLEINYIQSNYLELELPEQSFDLVLLIYTDLGVLIPEDRAKLLRLIYTVLKLGGNFIFDVLNDKDLPKKGSAKNWEVAEKGFWKPQPYLALSESFLYEKEKVILYQHQIVDENEGVSLYRFWTHFFAAADLKKLLPENEWQNVELFEDVLPGGNLFGGEHVTFTVARKKQ; translated from the coding sequence ATGAAACTCAATAAATTACTGGCTAACAGCCAAAAACCAAAACTTTACGAGCCGGATACTGCAATCATGTGGACCGACAAACACATTTCGAAACAGCTTTTGCAAGTGCACCTGAACGAGCATGTAGATTTAGCAAGTCGCAAGCCGGAAACCATTAAAAATACGGTAAACTGGATACTGGATAAATCAGGCGGAGAAAAGTTGAATATCCTTGATTTGGGCTGTGGCCCTGGCTTGTATTCAAACTTGTTGGCCCAAAAAGGCCACAATGTTACAGGTGTTGATTTCTCCGATAATTCAATTAACTACGCAAAAAGGAAGGCAAAAGAAGATGGATTGGAGATAAACTATATACAATCGAACTACCTTGAACTGGAATTGCCGGAACAAAGTTTTGACTTGGTTTTGTTGATTTATACTGATCTGGGGGTTTTGATACCTGAAGACAGGGCAAAATTGCTTCGGTTAATATACACGGTTCTGAAGCTCGGAGGCAACTTTATTTTTGATGTGCTGAACGATAAGGATCTGCCTAAAAAAGGATCTGCCAAAAACTGGGAAGTTGCCGAAAAAGGTTTCTGGAAACCGCAGCCTTATCTGGCACTTTCTGAATCCTTTTTATATGAAAAGGAAAAGGTAATTCTTTATCAGCACCAGATTGTTGATGAAAATGAAGGTGTTTCTCTTTATCGTTTTTGGACGCACTTTTTTGCAGCTGCCGATTTGAAAAAGCTTCTGCCTGAAAACGAGTGGCAAAATGTTGAATTATTTGAAGATGTTTTGCCGGGGGGGAACCTGTTTGGTGGAGAGCATGTAACTTTTACGGTTGCCCGAAAAAAGCAGTAA
- a CDS encoding thiamine pyrophosphate-dependent enzyme — protein MYLEKEKPVTQNKVEAKEALQDYYIAILSRQLSILGRREVHNGRAHFGIFGDGKEVAQIAYAKNFKKGDWRSGYYRDQTFMLALGLLEPEEFFAMIYGDTDDEINPSTGGRNFNNHFSTRNISELGEIKDLASQYNSASDISSTGGQMPRLLGLAQASKMVRQQPELKKHLNNNVTGNEVAFGSIGDASTSEGIFFETINAAGVLQVPMAVAIYDDGFGISVPIELQTTKSSISEALKGFEKKDKSNGVKIFKCKGWQYPELIETFKQGIDFCRSTHTPVVFHIYEVTQPQGHSTSGSHERYKTKERLAWENEYDSINQMRKWLLSSGIADEEMLVEIEKSAQKRAKQAKNNAWRNYTQGYQNERKDLLHILKQIDGKSDLQSQRRFEKVTDKIFPTRRSHLSFAKRLKLEMHLTDSLKKERDQLKKWINRFEERTAGFYNSSLHRKGPDSALNIKPAPVTYNENPNEVNGSVVVNKNFDALFNKYPNLVTFGQDTGKLGDVNQGMKGMQEKYGKIRVDDAGIREATIIGQGIGLALRGFRPIAEIQYLDYLIYAQSQLSDDLATMQYRTKGRQAAPVIVRTRGHQLQGIWHAGSPMQMLLGSMRGMYLCVPRNLTQAAGIYNTLLESNDPALVIEPLKAYNVKEKLPLNHGEYKVPLGVPEIVHEGTDVTVVTYAWNVHHAVKAAKLLKDFKGISIEVIDVQTLMPFDVNHRILESVKKTGKVIFMDEDVPGGGTAYMLQKVIEEQKAFDYLDTAPRTLPAKEHRPAYGIDGEYFSKPNVELLFRNVYELMQEVEPKRFPEL, from the coding sequence ATGTATTTAGAAAAAGAAAAACCGGTTACACAAAATAAAGTTGAGGCAAAAGAGGCCCTTCAGGATTATTACATTGCCATTTTAAGTCGTCAGTTAAGTATTTTGGGTCGTCGCGAGGTACACAATGGCCGCGCACACTTTGGTATTTTTGGCGATGGAAAGGAAGTGGCCCAAATTGCTTATGCAAAAAACTTTAAAAAGGGTGACTGGCGTTCGGGCTATTACCGCGACCAGACTTTTATGCTGGCACTGGGACTGCTTGAACCTGAGGAGTTTTTTGCCATGATTTATGGCGATACCGATGATGAAATAAATCCCTCGACCGGAGGCCGTAATTTTAACAACCACTTCAGCACCAGAAATATTTCTGAGTTGGGTGAGATAAAAGATCTTGCCAGTCAATACAATTCGGCTTCCGACATTTCATCAACCGGCGGGCAGATGCCTCGACTGCTCGGCTTGGCGCAGGCCAGCAAAATGGTACGGCAACAACCCGAGTTAAAAAAACACCTCAACAATAATGTTACCGGCAACGAGGTGGCATTTGGCAGTATTGGTGATGCGAGCACCTCGGAAGGAATTTTTTTTGAAACCATAAACGCTGCAGGAGTTTTGCAGGTACCAATGGCAGTAGCCATTTACGACGATGGCTTTGGAATAAGTGTTCCCATTGAACTACAAACCACCAAATCGAGTATTTCGGAAGCCTTAAAAGGTTTTGAAAAAAAAGATAAGAGCAATGGCGTAAAAATATTTAAATGCAAGGGCTGGCAGTATCCGGAATTAATTGAAACATTTAAACAAGGGATTGACTTTTGCCGGAGCACACACACTCCTGTAGTTTTTCATATTTACGAAGTTACCCAACCACAGGGACATTCCACCTCGGGCTCGCACGAGCGTTACAAAACTAAAGAACGTTTGGCCTGGGAAAACGAATACGACAGTATTAACCAAATGCGTAAATGGCTGCTTAGTTCAGGAATTGCCGACGAGGAAATGTTGGTGGAAATTGAGAAATCGGCACAAAAACGAGCAAAACAAGCCAAAAATAATGCCTGGCGCAATTATACCCAGGGCTATCAGAACGAACGAAAAGATTTGCTGCATATTTTAAAGCAAATTGATGGAAAAAGTGATTTGCAAAGTCAACGCAGGTTTGAGAAAGTTACCGATAAGATTTTTCCTACCCGACGTTCGCACCTTAGTTTTGCCAAGCGCCTAAAGCTGGAGATGCACCTTACCGATTCCCTTAAAAAAGAAAGAGACCAACTAAAAAAATGGATAAACAGGTTTGAGGAACGTACTGCTGGTTTTTACAACAGCTCGTTACACCGCAAAGGTCCCGACTCAGCCCTGAATATAAAACCAGCACCTGTCACCTACAACGAAAATCCGAATGAAGTAAACGGCTCGGTTGTGGTTAATAAAAATTTTGATGCGCTCTTTAACAAATACCCCAACCTGGTAACTTTTGGTCAGGATACCGGCAAACTAGGCGATGTAAACCAGGGGATGAAAGGCATGCAGGAAAAATATGGCAAAATACGGGTTGACGATGCCGGCATTCGCGAAGCAACCATAATTGGGCAAGGCATAGGGCTGGCCTTGAGAGGCTTTCGCCCGATTGCCGAAATACAATACCTCGATTACCTGATTTATGCGCAATCGCAATTAAGCGACGACCTGGCAACCATGCAATACCGAACAAAAGGCAGGCAGGCAGCGCCTGTAATTGTTCGCACCCGAGGTCACCAGCTACAAGGAATCTGGCATGCCGGATCGCCCATGCAGATGCTTTTAGGCTCTATGCGTGGCATGTACCTCTGTGTTCCACGCAACCTTACCCAGGCGGCAGGCATTTACAATACCCTGCTCGAGAGTAACGACCCGGCATTGGTAATTGAGCCGTTAAAAGCTTATAATGTAAAAGAAAAACTCCCACTTAACCATGGCGAATATAAAGTACCGCTAGGGGTACCCGAAATTGTGCACGAAGGAACTGATGTTACGGTTGTAACCTACGCATGGAACGTGCATCATGCAGTAAAAGCAGCAAAATTATTAAAGGATTTCAAAGGAATTTCAATTGAAGTAATTGATGTACAAACTTTAATGCCCTTTGATGTTAACCATCGGATACTGGAGTCGGTAAAGAAAACGGGAAAGGTAATTTTTATGGACGAAGATGTACCCGGAGGAGGCACTGCTTACATGCTGCAGAAGGTAATTGAAGAACAGAAAGCTTTTGATTACCTTGATACTGCCCCCAGGACATTGCCCGCAAAAGAACATCGTCCGGCTTATGGTATTGATGGCGAATATTTTTCGAAACCTAATGTTGAACTATTGTTCAGAAATGTTTATGAGCTGATGCAGGAGGTAGAACCAAAAAGGTTTCCGGAGTTATAA